The following proteins come from a genomic window of Dongia rigui:
- a CDS encoding acetyl-CoA acetyltransferase codes for MEKGVIIGWHHLPFVKEDARSLEEMIVAAGTQALDHAGVGPEEIDAVYLGHFNAGFSTQDFPASLALGIDPALRFKPATRVENACATGSAAVHQGLQAIAAGKARHVLVIGAEQMSRVPPKEVGANLLKASYVAEEGSIPGGFAGVFGRIAELYFQRYGDQTEALAAIAAKNHKNGVANPLAQMRKDLGRDFCRAVSEKNPLVAGPLKRTDCSPVSDGAAALVLAAGDVAATRAIAFRAAVQVNDYLPMSKRDILAFDGCRLAWRKALAEAGAALSDLSLTETHDCFTIAELIEYEAMGLVPAGQGARAILDGVTEMGGKLPVNPSGGLKAKGHPIGATGVSMHVLAAMQLDGTAGDFQVKDAELAGIFNMGGSAVANYVSILERVK; via the coding sequence ATGGAAAAGGGCGTCATCATCGGCTGGCACCATCTGCCTTTCGTCAAGGAAGATGCGCGCAGCCTTGAGGAGATGATCGTCGCGGCCGGCACGCAGGCGCTGGACCATGCCGGTGTCGGGCCGGAGGAAATCGACGCCGTTTATCTCGGCCATTTCAATGCCGGTTTCTCAACGCAGGATTTCCCGGCCTCGCTGGCACTTGGCATCGATCCCGCCTTACGCTTCAAGCCGGCGACACGGGTCGAGAATGCCTGCGCCACGGGGAGTGCCGCCGTGCATCAGGGCCTGCAGGCGATTGCTGCGGGGAAGGCGCGCCATGTGCTGGTCATCGGTGCCGAGCAGATGTCGCGTGTGCCCCCGAAAGAGGTCGGCGCCAATCTGCTCAAAGCGAGCTATGTGGCGGAGGAAGGCAGCATTCCCGGTGGTTTTGCTGGTGTTTTCGGCCGTATCGCGGAACTTTATTTCCAGCGCTATGGCGACCAGACGGAAGCGCTTGCGGCCATCGCCGCCAAGAATCACAAGAACGGCGTCGCCAACCCGCTGGCCCAGATGCGCAAGGATCTGGGGCGCGATTTCTGCCGTGCCGTTTCCGAGAAAAATCCGCTGGTGGCAGGTCCCTTGAAGCGCACCGATTGCAGCCCGGTCTCGGATGGGGCGGCGGCCCTCGTGCTGGCTGCCGGCGATGTGGCGGCGACGCGGGCGATTGCCTTCCGCGCTGCCGTGCAGGTCAATGACTATCTGCCCATGTCGAAGCGCGACATTCTGGCCTTCGATGGTTGCCGCCTTGCCTGGCGCAAGGCGCTGGCGGAGGCGGGTGCGGCGCTCTCTGACCTGTCGCTGACTGAGACGCATGATTGCTTCACCATCGCCGAACTCATCGAATATGAAGCGATGGGCCTGGTGCCGGCGGGGCAGGGGGCACGTGCCATTCTGGACGGTGTGACGGAAATGGGCGGCAAGTTGCCGGTCAACCCATCGGGCGGCCTCAAGGCCAAGGGCCATCCCATCGGCGCCACCGGCGTCTCCATGCATGTGCTGGCCGCGATGCAGCTCGACGGTACAGCCGGCGATTTCCAGGTGAAGGATGCCGAGCTTGCCGGCATCTTCAACATGGGTGGCAGCGCGGTCGCGAATTATGTGAGTATTCTGGAACGGGTAAAGTGA
- the acuI gene encoding acrylyl-CoA reductase (NADPH) — MFKALLLQEKDGKVTSAIEDLPDDRLPPGDVLIRVHNSTLNYKDGLVLNGLGKLVKTYPHVGGVDLAGTVLESQHADYKAGDQVILTGWRVGEVHWGGYAEKARVKGEWLVPLPHGLSTERAMAIGTAGFTAMLCVMALEEHGLRPDHGDVLVTGAAGGVGSVATAILARLGYRVVCSSGRADQADYLKSLGAAEVIDRATIAAPSGKPLESERWAGAVDSVGGATLAAILPQMKYKAAVAACGLAGGTKLETTVIPFIIRGVALLGVDSVMAPLMRRKVAWARLTKDLPMDKLDAMIHRAKLEELPALGKAILDGKVRGRVVVDLGV, encoded by the coding sequence ATGTTCAAGGCGCTGCTGTTGCAGGAGAAGGACGGCAAGGTCACGTCCGCCATCGAGGATTTGCCGGATGATCGGCTGCCACCGGGCGATGTGCTGATCCGGGTGCATAACAGCACGCTCAATTACAAGGACGGCCTGGTCCTCAATGGGCTGGGAAAACTGGTGAAGACCTATCCGCATGTGGGCGGTGTTGATCTTGCTGGCACGGTGCTGGAAAGCCAGCACGCCGATTACAAGGCCGGCGACCAGGTGATCCTGACCGGATGGCGTGTAGGCGAGGTGCATTGGGGCGGCTATGCCGAGAAGGCGCGGGTGAAGGGCGAATGGCTGGTGCCGCTGCCGCACGGCCTCTCGACCGAGCGCGCCATGGCGATCGGCACGGCGGGCTTCACGGCGATGCTCTGCGTGATGGCGCTCGAAGAGCATGGACTGCGCCCCGATCATGGCGACGTCCTGGTGACGGGGGCTGCCGGCGGCGTCGGCTCGGTGGCGACCGCGATCCTCGCGCGGCTTGGCTATCGCGTGGTCTGCTCAAGCGGCCGCGCCGACCAGGCGGATTACTTGAAAAGCCTGGGTGCTGCCGAAGTGATCGACCGCGCTACCATCGCCGCCCCCTCAGGCAAGCCGCTGGAGAGCGAGCGCTGGGCGGGTGCCGTCGACAGCGTGGGTGGGGCGACGCTCGCCGCCATCCTGCCGCAGATGAAATACAAGGCCGCGGTTGCTGCCTGTGGTCTCGCCGGCGGCACGAAGCTGGAGACAACGGTCATCCCCTTCATCATCCGCGGTGTGGCACTGCTCGGTGTCGATTCGGTCATGGCACCCTTGATGCGCCGCAAGGTCGCCTGGGCCAGGCTTACCAAGGACCTGCCGATGGACAAGCTCGACGCCATGATCCACCGCGCCAAGCTGGAAGAATTGCCAGCGCTGGGCAAAGCGATCCTCGACGGCAAGGTGCGTGGGCGCGTGGTGGTGGATCTCGGGGTCTGA
- a CDS encoding XRE family transcriptional regulator, with product MTEISEAARRLKELREQAGLTMRSVSEALGWSLTRYQHYEDRYKRRFLPFELARELDALFSQHGTEPGGVLQLAGIEQGQSVTHRREPVTPRPSALGGGQSQRDLPVIGAVKGGSEGFYFNEGEAKEFVERPANLKGAFNAFALYVDGDSMEPRYFAGELLYVNPNRPLTKNCFVAVELADGQGLIKQFLRRNDEEVVLHQFNPSRDISLKAVDVKRIYRITGAGEAG from the coding sequence ATGACAGAGATCTCGGAAGCCGCCAGGCGGCTGAAGGAATTGCGTGAACAGGCCGGTCTCACCATGCGCTCGGTGTCCGAGGCGCTGGGCTGGAGCCTGACCCGCTATCAGCATTACGAGGATCGCTACAAGCGCCGTTTCCTGCCCTTCGAACTGGCCCGCGAACTTGATGCACTTTTCAGCCAGCACGGCACCGAGCCCGGCGGCGTGCTGCAACTGGCCGGTATCGAGCAGGGCCAGTCGGTGACCCATCGGCGTGAGCCGGTGACACCGCGCCCCAGCGCCCTGGGCGGTGGGCAGAGCCAGCGCGACTTGCCCGTGATTGGCGCGGTTAAAGGCGGCAGCGAGGGGTTCTATTTCAACGAGGGCGAGGCCAAGGAATTTGTCGAGCGGCCCGCCAATCTCAAAGGCGCCTTCAATGCCTTTGCCCTCTATGTCGACGGCGATTCCATGGAGCCGCGTTATTTCGCGGGCGAACTGCTCTATGTCAATCCGAACCGGCCTTTGACCAAGAACTGCTTCGTTGCTGTCGAGCTTGCCGACGGCCAGGGCCTGATCAAGCAGTTCCTCCGCCGCAATGACGAGGAAGTGGTCCTCCACCAGTTCAACCCTTCGCGCGATATCTCGCTGAAGGCCGTTGATGTGAAACGGATCTACCGCATCACCGGGGCCGGCGAAGCCGGTTGA